The Lipingzhangella halophila genomic interval TCGTGGACAAGGACGCCCACGACCTCACCATGAGCGCCGGCGACCGCGAGGTGCTCCTCGACTCGGTCTGCCCCCACCACGGCCCCTACCGAGAAACCATCCCCATCCACGGCACCAGCGGTTGGTACGACGCCAACACCCCCGTGCGCTCCGTCCAGAAAGTCGCACTACTTGCGGCCGAACGCGACCACTACGACGCGTGCTCAATATCCATGGACGGGCCTGACTGGGGAGGAGCCTGGTTCTCCCACGTCATCGCCCCCGCCCTCGCCCTACTCGACATCCCCGCCCACGACTGGCCCATCAGCCTGTTCACCCCCATGGTCCTCGACCGCACCGGCGGAAAACTCTCCAAGAGCCTCTACGTCAAATACGGCCGCGAGTACGCCGACCTGCCCCCCGCCTTCCTCGACCTCGATCTCCTGCTGGACGCCTACGGCGAGGAGGCACTCGAAGCGCTGTGGCAGGAGACCACCCGGTGGGCCGCCGAACCCCGACGCCTCCACCGTTGCTACACCGTCGACCACCTCACCACCCTGCTGCGTCCCAGCCATCTCGGAGTCCCCGCATGATCTGCCTCGCCGTCGATCTCCTCGACTGCACCCACCCCGACCCAGCCCCCGATCAACTCGGCCACGCCATGCACACCACCGCGCACCTGCTCGGCGTGCACGTGCTCCACGACGCCCCAGTCCAGTTCCCCACCCACGGAACGACCCGCATGATGGTCCTCGCCGAATCCCACCTGGTGGTCTCCACCTGGCCCGAATACCATCTCGCCCAGATCGACCTGGTCACCTGCCGCGCAAACACCCCACCCGAAGAGGCACTGACACCCCTGACCCACCTGTTCGGCGCCACCGAAACGCGCCACCACCACATCCGGCGAGCCGAACCACGCGCGAAAG includes:
- a CDS encoding S-adenosylmethionine decarboxylase family protein, which codes for MICLAVDLLDCTHPDPAPDQLGHAMHTTAHLLGVHVLHDAPVQFPTHGTTRMMVLAESHLVVSTWPEYHLAQIDLVTCRANTPPEEALTPLTHLFGATETRHHHIRRAEPRAKALREGSHGRLGTAAVKRGRQR